The proteins below are encoded in one region of Rhizobacter sp.:
- a CDS encoding AAA family ATPase, protein MTKRTKPTAASVPALQPTEVVLYRTEQACVLRRTQPDGQRVVVKQAIGAPAVRRLGHELGMLCRVAHVAGVPVVLETPAADTLVLRDEGGVSLADYLREHSLSVAQAVDYALGAARILAAVHKAGVVHKDIGPGNLLIHPETLAPTLIDFNISVLATADTGAKADAKAGAAEAEIAGTWAYMSPEHTGRTGRVPDARSDLYSFGVTLYQALVGHKPFETEDLLELVHAHLVQMPEAPAARVPELPAVLSDMVMRLLAKEPEKRYQSAEGLAQDLQRLQRGLAAKKVESFELGAFDFGAELKAPATRFGREAEVARLRAVFDASAEGRQPFLWISGEAGVGKSALIEELRSIAATRRAWYAGGRFTPESANVGAHALGGFSTLGRQLVALPTEQLAPMREKLLAALDGRLGYGVAQLPEFQSLLGEHPAVEPEGDAEAAIADAAVRLLRALASAERPVVMVADDLQHAPSLTFKLLAAVSAEARRQPIPGLLLVGAGPAELAERLKASAPVELAVAPLTADAAAQMIESMLRMPVAEAAPLAATLERHTQHRPGRILALLNALRADSMLTLGDARWEWNADAVRRYVGAASPAELQARIAALPKATAELINTIAALGGHAGWDDLTATTGQTKARLRKALAPALDDGLVVEGDTGPALPRPSVGDAALALLADAERRALHLGFARKLDAAKRPEALVATQYFRAGLTADDKLDAGERRRVVALLEGEGDALRARGQIEPSERYHHAALQSLVAVAGADDGQHVFELRVKQLQALFELGRHGEIDAAYQAVLDAAPAPELLSAPVRYQIYSLIARGKFPDAVKIGLDLLALLGSAKPADIRPDLGAGMARLVGWYRGDERLKDFDRPEISEARALALAQTIPETMTPAYFADPPTWAWLALLTHKIWVEHGPNARLVSAVGSLPFVLVGAPQDFRGAHTVGRHMIAVAEKRGFTQGEALSRCVFAIAAGHWVDPLEVVLEEFHRARVDLLRQREPFVAFSYVASDIALDCMPTLAKAMPEVQAGLDFARDQGNVDFQQRYQPRLQLQRALRGETKAAGSLSDDSFDEADYVTKIDMTGPTGATYQMVCTIRAALFGDMAALAKHSAVAVPLSARTPGYYLGAVARVLRGLSLADQLRSAAEEDRTKLIEELDATVAFVKARAADAPANFAHLAVWLEAERAWALESVWTAGAAFDAAIAASRDVPRPWHKALIHERAALFRLSQGMEEAAKPILSAACEMYDAWGAAGKVKELRRQHAFLRSGKGLSRSDSGKTTAVVGAEMLDLMAVLRASQALSSETVLAKLTDRVGKVLGTITGATGVQLIVRPEEGSTDWVLAHTLGDAKPMTVDEAGAAGELALSAFRYAERTRELLLIEDVVRDERFSEDAFAQKLEQCSMMFSPMLKQGNLHAMLVLENRQRRNAFSSDRLDSVALIAGQLSVSLDNALLYASLEKRVAERTAQLRQKTNDINAMLQNMPQGVLTVVAGGAIHPEYSAYLETILETKDIAGVSVMDLIFTNTSLGADLLSQVDAAIASVIGEDEMNYEFNSHLLVTEFDKTLADGTVKSLALSWSPIANDEGTVDKLMLCVRDVTELKRLEAEANARKRELQVIGEILAVSQEKFHEFIDSARGFIAENKALIEKTAEKNLDAINLLFRNMHTIKGNARTYGFLGLTNQVHTTEQHYDDLRKDADTVWEQPVLQAELAQVSELIEQYAHVNDTVLGRKGPGRRASVEKFLMVERDTVADTLSLLMGVDHSDANAMRLALQHVGSTLHMLGTKPIGEILSGTLESLPSLAQELGKAAPQVHIEDHGLMVRTQASSLLKNLFTHLLRNSVDHGIEAPAKRAEAGKPEAGRIDLRLHVDDGKLWIHLKDDGRGLALGRIRQRAMEQNLLTRGASTSAEEVAQLIFRSGFSTAEAVTEVSGRGVGMDAVRAFLEKEGGSIAIRFLDDRENADFRPFETVISLPDKFAASMHAAMSFDALRSRLVAAKG, encoded by the coding sequence ATGACAAAGCGAACCAAGCCGACCGCTGCCAGCGTGCCCGCCCTCCAGCCGACCGAAGTGGTGCTCTACCGCACCGAACAGGCCTGCGTGTTGCGCCGCACCCAGCCAGACGGCCAACGCGTGGTGGTGAAGCAGGCCATTGGCGCGCCTGCCGTGCGCCGCCTGGGCCATGAGCTCGGCATGCTGTGCCGGGTGGCGCACGTGGCCGGCGTGCCGGTGGTGCTGGAGACGCCCGCGGCCGACACCCTGGTGCTGCGCGACGAGGGCGGCGTGTCGCTTGCCGACTACCTGCGCGAGCACAGCCTGAGCGTGGCGCAGGCGGTCGACTACGCGCTGGGCGCGGCGCGCATCCTCGCCGCCGTGCACAAGGCCGGCGTGGTGCACAAAGACATCGGCCCTGGCAACCTGCTCATCCACCCCGAGACGCTCGCGCCGACGCTGATCGACTTCAACATCTCGGTGCTGGCGACGGCCGACACCGGCGCGAAAGCCGACGCCAAGGCTGGTGCGGCCGAGGCCGAGATCGCCGGTACCTGGGCCTACATGTCGCCCGAGCACACCGGCCGCACCGGGCGCGTGCCCGATGCCCGCTCCGACCTCTACTCCTTCGGCGTCACGCTCTACCAGGCGCTGGTGGGCCACAAGCCCTTCGAGACCGAAGACCTGCTCGAACTCGTGCACGCCCACCTGGTGCAGATGCCCGAGGCGCCTGCCGCGCGGGTGCCCGAGCTGCCGGCCGTGTTGTCGGACATGGTGATGCGCCTGCTCGCCAAGGAGCCTGAGAAGCGGTACCAGAGCGCCGAAGGCCTGGCGCAGGACCTGCAGCGCCTGCAGCGTGGCCTGGCGGCGAAGAAGGTCGAGTCGTTCGAACTCGGCGCCTTCGATTTCGGCGCCGAACTCAAGGCGCCGGCCACCCGCTTCGGCCGGGAAGCGGAAGTCGCTCGCCTGCGCGCGGTGTTCGATGCCAGCGCCGAAGGCCGGCAACCCTTCCTGTGGATCTCGGGCGAGGCCGGCGTCGGCAAATCGGCTCTCATCGAAGAGCTGCGCAGCATCGCCGCCACCCGCCGCGCCTGGTATGCGGGCGGTCGTTTCACCCCTGAATCGGCGAACGTCGGCGCGCATGCGCTCGGCGGCTTCAGCACCCTCGGCCGCCAGCTCGTGGCCTTGCCGACGGAGCAGCTGGCGCCGATGCGCGAGAAGCTCCTGGCCGCCCTCGACGGCCGCCTCGGCTATGGCGTGGCGCAGCTGCCGGAATTCCAGAGCTTGCTGGGCGAGCACCCGGCCGTCGAACCCGAAGGCGATGCCGAAGCGGCCATCGCCGACGCCGCCGTGCGCCTGCTGCGCGCGCTCGCGAGCGCCGAGCGGCCGGTGGTGATGGTGGCCGACGACCTGCAGCACGCCCCGTCGCTCACCTTCAAGCTGCTGGCCGCCGTGAGCGCCGAAGCCCGGCGCCAGCCCATCCCCGGCCTGCTGCTGGTGGGCGCCGGCCCGGCCGAGCTGGCCGAGCGTCTCAAGGCAAGTGCCCCGGTCGAGCTTGCCGTGGCCCCGCTCACCGCCGACGCGGCGGCCCAGATGATCGAGAGCATGCTGCGCATGCCGGTCGCCGAGGCCGCCCCACTCGCGGCCACGCTTGAGCGCCACACGCAGCACCGCCCGGGCCGCATCCTCGCGCTGCTGAACGCCTTGCGCGCCGACAGCATGCTGACGCTGGGTGATGCCCGCTGGGAGTGGAACGCCGATGCAGTGCGCCGCTACGTGGGCGCCGCGAGCCCCGCCGAGCTGCAGGCGCGCATTGCCGCGCTACCGAAGGCCACGGCCGAGCTGATCAACACCATCGCCGCGCTCGGCGGCCACGCCGGCTGGGACGACCTCACCGCCACCACCGGCCAGACCAAGGCACGCCTGCGCAAGGCGCTCGCCCCGGCCCTCGATGACGGCCTCGTGGTCGAGGGTGACACCGGCCCCGCGCTGCCGCGCCCGAGCGTCGGCGACGCCGCGCTGGCCTTGCTCGCCGACGCCGAGCGCCGCGCGCTGCACCTGGGCTTCGCACGCAAGCTCGACGCCGCCAAGCGGCCGGAGGCGCTGGTCGCCACCCAATACTTCCGCGCGGGTCTCACCGCCGATGACAAGCTCGACGCCGGCGAGCGCCGCCGTGTCGTCGCACTGCTCGAAGGCGAGGGCGACGCGCTGCGTGCGCGTGGCCAGATCGAGCCTTCGGAGCGCTATCACCATGCCGCGCTGCAATCGCTGGTCGCCGTGGCCGGCGCCGACGATGGCCAGCATGTGTTCGAGCTGCGCGTGAAGCAGCTGCAGGCGCTCTTCGAGCTGGGCCGCCACGGCGAGATCGATGCCGCCTACCAGGCCGTGCTCGACGCCGCGCCCGCGCCCGAGCTGCTGAGCGCCCCGGTGCGCTACCAGATCTACAGCCTCATTGCGCGCGGCAAGTTCCCCGATGCCGTGAAGATCGGCCTCGACCTCCTTGCGCTGCTCGGCTCGGCCAAGCCGGCCGACATCCGCCCCGACCTCGGCGCTGGCATGGCGCGGCTCGTGGGCTGGTACCGCGGCGACGAGCGCCTGAAAGACTTCGACCGCCCCGAGATCAGTGAAGCCCGCGCGCTCGCACTTGCGCAGACGATTCCCGAGACCATGACGCCGGCCTATTTCGCCGACCCGCCGACCTGGGCCTGGCTGGCACTGCTCACCCACAAGATCTGGGTCGAGCACGGCCCGAACGCGCGGCTCGTGTCGGCTGTGGGTTCGCTGCCTTTCGTGCTGGTGGGTGCGCCGCAAGACTTCCGCGGCGCCCACACCGTGGGCCGCCACATGATCGCCGTGGCTGAGAAGCGCGGCTTCACGCAAGGTGAGGCGTTGTCGCGCTGCGTCTTCGCCATCGCGGCAGGCCATTGGGTCGACCCGCTCGAAGTGGTGCTCGAAGAGTTCCACCGTGCGCGCGTCGACCTGCTGCGCCAGCGCGAGCCGTTCGTGGCCTTCAGCTACGTGGCGAGCGACATCGCCCTCGACTGCATGCCCACGCTGGCCAAGGCCATGCCCGAAGTGCAAGCCGGCCTCGACTTCGCCCGTGACCAGGGCAACGTCGACTTCCAGCAGCGTTACCAGCCGCGCCTGCAGCTGCAGCGTGCACTGCGTGGCGAGACCAAGGCGGCAGGCTCGCTGAGCGACGACAGCTTCGACGAAGCCGACTACGTCACCAAGATCGACATGACGGGCCCGACCGGCGCGACCTACCAGATGGTGTGCACCATCCGCGCGGCGCTCTTCGGTGACATGGCCGCACTGGCGAAGCACTCGGCCGTGGCCGTGCCGCTCTCGGCGCGCACGCCGGGCTATTACCTCGGCGCCGTGGCCCGCGTGCTGCGCGGCCTCTCGCTGGCCGACCAGCTGCGCAGCGCGGCCGAAGAAGACCGCACCAAGCTGATCGAGGAACTCGATGCGACCGTGGCCTTCGTGAAGGCGCGGGCTGCGGACGCCCCGGCCAACTTCGCCCACCTCGCGGTGTGGCTGGAGGCCGAGCGTGCCTGGGCGCTGGAGTCGGTGTGGACGGCCGGCGCCGCCTTCGACGCCGCCATCGCCGCCTCGCGCGACGTGCCGCGCCCGTGGCACAAGGCGCTGATCCACGAGCGTGCGGCGCTCTTCCGCCTGTCGCAGGGCATGGAAGAAGCGGCCAAGCCCATCCTCTCGGCCGCCTGCGAGATGTACGACGCCTGGGGCGCCGCCGGCAAGGTGAAGGAGCTGCGCCGCCAGCATGCCTTCCTGCGCTCGGGCAAGGGCCTGTCACGCAGCGACTCGGGCAAGACCACGGCCGTGGTCGGCGCTGAGATGCTCGACCTGATGGCCGTGCTGCGCGCATCCCAAGCGCTGAGCTCGGAGACGGTGCTCGCCAAGCTGACCGACCGTGTGGGCAAGGTGCTGGGCACCATCACCGGCGCCACCGGCGTGCAGCTCATCGTGCGGCCGGAAGAAGGCTCGACCGACTGGGTGCTGGCCCACACGCTGGGCGATGCGAAGCCGATGACGGTGGACGAGGCCGGTGCGGCCGGCGAGCTGGCGCTTTCCGCCTTCCGCTACGCCGAGCGCACCCGTGAGCTGCTGCTGATCGAAGACGTGGTGCGCGACGAGCGCTTCTCCGAAGACGCCTTCGCGCAGAAGCTCGAGCAGTGCTCGATGATGTTCTCGCCCATGCTCAAGCAGGGCAACCTGCACGCGATGCTGGTGCTCGAGAACCGCCAGCGCCGCAACGCCTTCAGCAGCGACCGCCTCGACTCGGTGGCGCTGATCGCCGGCCAGCTCTCGGTGTCGCTCGACAACGCGCTGCTCTACGCCTCGCTGGAAAAGCGCGTGGCCGAGCGCACCGCGCAGCTGCGCCAGAAGACCAACGACATCAACGCCATGCTGCAGAACATGCCGCAAGGTGTGCTGACGGTGGTGGCCGGTGGTGCGATCCACCCCGAGTACTCCGCCTACCTGGAAACGATCCTCGAAACGAAGGACATCGCCGGGGTCTCGGTGATGGACCTGATCTTCACGAACACGAGCCTCGGCGCCGACCTGCTGTCGCAGGTGGATGCGGCGATTGCCTCGGTGATCGGCGAAGACGAGATGAACTACGAGTTCAACTCGCACCTCTTGGTGACCGAGTTCGACAAGACCCTGGCCGATGGCACGGTGAAGTCGCTGGCGCTGAGCTGGTCGCCGATCGCCAACGACGAAGGCACGGTCGACAAGCTCATGCTCTGCGTGCGCGACGTGACCGAGCTCAAGCGCCTGGAAGCCGAGGCCAACGCCCGCAAGCGCGAGCTGCAGGTCATCGGCGAGATCCTGGCGGTGAGCCAGGAGAAGTTCCACGAGTTCATCGACTCGGCGCGCGGCTTCATCGCCGAGAACAAGGCGCTGATCGAGAAGACGGCCGAGAAGAACCTTGACGCGATCAACCTGCTGTTCCGCAACATGCACACCATCAAGGGCAATGCGCGGACCTATGGGTTCCTTGGGCTCACGAACCAGGTGCACACCACCGAGCAGCACTACGACGACCTGCGCAAGGACGCAGACACCGTGTGGGAGCAGCCGGTGCTGCAGGCCGAGCTGGCCCAGGTGAGCGAGCTCATCGAGCAATACGCCCATGTGAACGACACCGTGCTCGGCCGCAAGGGCCCGGGCCGGCGCGCCTCGGTCGAGAAATTCCTGATGGTCGAGCGCGACACGGTGGCCGACACGCTCTCGCTGCTGATGGGCGTGGACCACAGCGACGCCAATGCGATGCGCCTCGCGCTGCAGCACGTGGGCAGCACGCTGCACATGCTGGGCACCAAGCCGATCGGCGAAATCCTCTCGGGCACCCTCGAGTCGCTGCCGTCACTGGCCCAGGAGCTCGGCAAGGCGGCACCGCAGGTGCACATCGAAGACCACGGCCTGATGGTGCGCACGCAGGCCTCGTCGCTCTTGAAGAACCTCTTCACCCACCTGCTGCGCAACTCGGTCGACCACGGCATCGAAGCCCCTGCGAAGCGGGCCGAGGCCGGCAAGCCCGAGGCGGGCCGCATCGACCTGCGCCTGCACGTGGACGACGGCAAACTCTGGATCCACCTGAAGGACGACGGCCGCGGCCTCGCCCTCGGCCGCATCCGACAGCGCGCGATGGAGCAGAACCTGCTCACGCGCGGTGCCAGCACCAGCGCCGAGGAAGTGGCCCAGCTCATCTTCCGCTCCGGCTTCTCGACCGCCGAAGCGGTGACCGAGGTCTCGGGTCGCGGCGTGGGCATGGACGCGGTGCGTGCTTTCCTGGAAAAAGAGGGCGGCTCGATCGCCATCCGGTTCCTCGACGACCGTGAGAACGCCGACTTCCGCCCCTTCGAGACGGTGATCAGCCTGCCGGACAAGTTCGCCGCGTCGATGCACGCCGCGATGTCGTTCGACGCGCTGCGCAGCCGGCTGGTGGCGGCGAAGGGCTGA
- a CDS encoding helix-turn-helix transcriptional regulator: protein MSTLLNLSTRLLSLSKDGWLYIFNHGFLFVGNGLAYESMRITASILLSLSGEPFEVEVADGRHRGNAFLLRPGVWRCVAAPDVPVVSVGLCPTHDTFRAFSTCADPVDVWPLPRERFAGYDERFHIARAGQLSTGDAQDVGNQVIAHTRRLLPDPPPLDPRIQRVREVIDAAPNTSMKRMADEVDLSYHRLSHLFSQEMGITLRMYAISRKLDLAAMMAGQGMSLTQMAICSGFADSAHFCRTWMRSVGSPPSQLLSSQRVGIRSAYSQANF, encoded by the coding sequence ATGTCCACCCTGTTGAACCTGAGTACCCGGTTGCTGTCGCTTTCGAAGGACGGCTGGCTCTACATCTTCAACCACGGCTTCCTCTTTGTCGGCAACGGCCTGGCCTATGAGTCGATGCGCATCACCGCGTCGATCCTGCTCTCGCTGAGCGGCGAGCCCTTCGAGGTGGAAGTGGCCGATGGCCGCCACCGTGGCAATGCCTTCCTGCTGCGCCCGGGCGTCTGGCGCTGCGTGGCGGCGCCCGACGTGCCCGTGGTGAGCGTGGGCCTGTGCCCCACGCACGACACCTTCCGCGCCTTCAGCACCTGCGCCGACCCGGTCGACGTGTGGCCGCTGCCGCGCGAACGATTCGCCGGCTACGACGAGCGCTTCCATATCGCCCGCGCCGGCCAGCTGAGCACGGGCGACGCGCAAGACGTCGGCAACCAGGTCATCGCCCACACGCGCCGGCTGCTGCCCGACCCACCGCCCCTCGACCCGCGCATCCAGCGCGTGCGCGAGGTGATCGATGCGGCGCCCAACACCTCGATGAAACGCATGGCCGACGAGGTCGACCTGTCGTATCACCGGCTGTCGCACCTCTTCTCGCAAGAGATGGGCATCACGCTGCGCATGTATGCCATCTCGCGCAAGCTCGACCTCGCGGCCATGATGGCCGGCCAGGGCATGAGCCTCACGCAGATGGCGATCTGCTCGGGCTTTGCCGATTCGGCCCACTTCTGCCGCACCTGGATGCGCTCGGTGGGCAGCCCACCCTCGCAGCTGCTGAGCAGCCAGCGGGTGGGCATCCGCTCGGCGTACAGCCAGGCAAACTTCTAG
- a CDS encoding beta-lactamase family protein has protein sequence MSNSSGLDADRLGLITEHLNKHYIKTGKLPGCQTLVARHGKIAYQSALGLMDRERNKPLRDDTIFRIYSMTKPITSIALMQLYEQGHFQLNDPVSRFIPEWKKQRVWVSGSGPTMQTKAPDRPVSFRNVLNHSGGITYGGGPLAIPGATLHPVDQVYSDLGLTRGARQDLESFVKKLGQVPLRYEPGERWMYSFSTDVCGYLVQAIAGMPFEDYLQKHIFDPLGMKDTAFQIAPEKVDRFAANYIRREDKTLAVMDDPQNSTYAKPPVFVSGGGGLVSTMADYHRFCEMLRRGGELDGARIVGPRTLRLMTQNHLAGGKDLTQVALGNFSETANEGIGFGLGFATTISEVAAGSYGPGDFYWGGMASTIFWVDPREDLVVIFMTQLVPSGTFNIRGQLKNLVYSAIVD, from the coding sequence ATGAGCAACAGCAGCGGACTGGACGCCGACCGCCTCGGGCTCATCACCGAGCACCTCAACAAGCACTACATCAAGACCGGCAAGCTGCCCGGCTGCCAGACGCTGGTGGCGCGCCACGGCAAGATCGCCTATCAAAGTGCGCTCGGCCTGATGGACCGCGAGCGCAACAAGCCGCTGCGCGACGACACCATCTTCCGCATCTACTCGATGACCAAGCCGATCACCTCGATCGCGCTGATGCAGCTCTACGAGCAAGGCCACTTCCAGCTCAACGACCCGGTGTCGCGTTTCATCCCCGAGTGGAAGAAGCAGCGCGTGTGGGTCTCGGGCTCGGGCCCGACGATGCAGACCAAGGCGCCCGACCGGCCGGTGAGCTTTCGCAACGTGCTCAACCACAGCGGCGGCATCACCTACGGCGGCGGGCCGCTCGCCATTCCCGGCGCCACGCTGCACCCGGTCGACCAGGTCTACAGCGACCTCGGCCTCACCCGCGGTGCGCGGCAAGACCTGGAAAGCTTCGTCAAGAAGCTCGGCCAGGTGCCGCTGCGCTACGAGCCGGGCGAGCGCTGGATGTATTCGTTCTCGACCGACGTCTGCGGCTATCTCGTGCAGGCCATCGCGGGCATGCCCTTCGAAGACTATCTTCAGAAGCACATCTTCGACCCGCTGGGCATGAAGGACACCGCCTTCCAGATCGCGCCCGAGAAGGTCGACCGTTTCGCGGCCAACTACATCCGCCGCGAAGACAAGACGCTCGCGGTGATGGACGACCCGCAGAACAGCACCTACGCGAAACCGCCGGTGTTCGTATCGGGTGGCGGTGGCCTGGTGAGCACGATGGCCGACTACCACCGCTTCTGCGAGATGCTGCGCCGCGGCGGCGAACTCGATGGCGCGCGCATCGTGGGGCCGCGCACCCTTCGCCTGATGACGCAGAACCACCTGGCCGGTGGGAAAGACCTGACGCAGGTGGCGCTCGGCAACTTCTCGGAGACAGCCAACGAAGGCATCGGCTTCGGCCTGGGTTTTGCCACCACGATCAGCGAAGTGGCGGCCGGCAGCTACGGCCCGGGCGACTTCTACTGGGGCGGCATGGCCTCGACCATCTTCTGGGTCGACCCGCGCGAAGACCTGGTGGTGATCTTCATGACGCAGCTGGTGCCCTCGGGCACCTTCAACATCCGCGGCCAGCTGAAGAACCTCGTCTACTCGGCCATCGTCGACTGA
- a CDS encoding amidohydrolase family protein, whose translation MTYAANRVCHDADSHIMETVDWIARHTDPALRDKMPPLNLSKSATNSYEFIHQEVAKQKERAARGEQPNDVVHGLKGWRAPGAFDAAERKAALDDLGFHRQLVFSTFSAGQYLQHDDMDVRYGGVRAHNRAMGEFCAGDDRLIAVGQLSLADPKRCVEEMHEGVRLGCGAFWIPGMPAGKKSPGHPDLDIVWQAFCDLRVPFMLHVGPNSKTKIPEYENNGLPKPKDITGAEDGENLRVRDFMVLSIAPQQFLTALVFDGVFERFPKLRGGVIELGAGWVPEFLRMLDLSQRIFKKGDPTLAAMPMKPSEYIRRAVKFTPFPGEDVGRIIRDAGPELFLFSSDYPHPEGTNDPIGRFERTFTDITEDAKEMFYRTNFENMMAVPA comes from the coding sequence ATGACCTACGCCGCGAACCGCGTCTGCCATGACGCCGACAGCCACATCATGGAGACGGTCGACTGGATCGCCCGCCACACCGACCCCGCGCTGCGCGACAAGATGCCGCCGCTGAATCTCTCGAAGTCGGCGACCAACAGCTACGAGTTCATCCACCAGGAAGTCGCGAAGCAGAAGGAGCGCGCCGCGCGTGGCGAGCAGCCCAACGACGTGGTGCATGGCCTGAAGGGCTGGCGTGCGCCGGGCGCCTTCGACGCCGCCGAGCGCAAGGCGGCGCTCGACGACCTGGGCTTCCATCGCCAGCTCGTCTTCTCCACCTTCAGCGCCGGCCAGTACCTTCAACATGACGACATGGACGTGCGCTACGGCGGCGTGCGCGCGCACAACCGCGCGATGGGCGAGTTCTGCGCCGGTGATGACCGGCTGATCGCCGTCGGCCAGCTCTCGCTCGCCGACCCGAAGCGCTGCGTGGAAGAGATGCACGAAGGCGTGCGCCTTGGTTGCGGCGCGTTCTGGATCCCCGGCATGCCGGCCGGCAAGAAGTCGCCCGGCCACCCCGATCTCGACATCGTCTGGCAAGCCTTCTGCGACCTGCGCGTGCCGTTCATGCTGCACGTGGGCCCCAACAGCAAGACCAAGATCCCCGAGTACGAGAACAACGGCCTGCCGAAGCCGAAAGACATCACCGGCGCCGAAGACGGCGAGAACCTCCGGGTGCGCGACTTCATGGTGCTGTCGATCGCGCCGCAGCAGTTCCTCACGGCGCTGGTGTTCGATGGCGTGTTCGAGCGCTTCCCCAAGCTCAGAGGTGGCGTGATCGAACTCGGCGCGGGCTGGGTGCCCGAGTTCCTGCGCATGCTCGACCTGTCGCAGCGCATCTTCAAGAAGGGCGACCCGACGCTCGCCGCCATGCCCATGAAGCCATCGGAGTACATCCGCCGCGCGGTGAAGTTCACGCCCTTCCCCGGCGAAGACGTGGGCCGCATCATCCGTGACGCGGGGCCCGAGCTCTTCCTCTTCTCGAGCGACTACCCGCACCCCGAAGGCACCAACGACCCCATCGGCCGCTTCGAGCGCACCTTCACCGACATCACCGAGGACGCCAAGGAAATGTTCTACCGCACGAACTTCGAAAACATGATGGCGGTGCCGGCATGA
- a CDS encoding TetR/AcrR family transcriptional regulator → MPGRKPTAAEPPATRARRMSPEARREQILDSAVSYIVERGLSTFTLENVAHEAGVSKPLVYKYFTRREDLLRAVMEREYVYLGSHKLDVLPDDVPLEPLIRASNRNAFNYLYERGPVIRLLAADRSVAELVHQRERNERSAITEHFIKRLMKTYGVPKDVAFICTVMTVNAPILSSRALKRAGISAERAAQVWSDFAMGGWHALQAQQHEASPPATVKAQRPRVAKAKVDKSKAAKPADKRRKA, encoded by the coding sequence ATGCCCGGTCGAAAACCCACCGCAGCCGAACCACCCGCCACCCGCGCCCGGCGCATGTCGCCCGAGGCGAGGCGCGAGCAGATCCTCGACAGCGCCGTCTCCTACATCGTGGAACGCGGCCTCTCCACCTTCACGCTGGAAAACGTGGCCCACGAAGCCGGCGTGAGCAAGCCGCTCGTCTACAAATACTTCACGCGCCGCGAAGACCTGCTGCGCGCGGTGATGGAGCGCGAATACGTCTACCTCGGCAGCCACAAGCTCGACGTGCTGCCCGACGACGTGCCGCTGGAGCCGCTGATCCGCGCCTCCAACCGAAACGCGTTCAACTACCTGTATGAGCGCGGCCCGGTGATCCGCCTGCTGGCAGCCGACCGCAGCGTGGCCGAGCTCGTGCACCAGCGCGAGCGCAACGAGCGCAGCGCCATCACCGAGCACTTCATCAAGCGCCTGATGAAGACCTACGGCGTGCCGAAAGACGTGGCCTTCATCTGCACGGTGATGACGGTGAACGCGCCCATCCTCTCGTCGCGCGCCCTGAAGCGCGCCGGCATCAGCGCCGAGCGGGCCGCGCAAGTGTGGAGCGATTTCGCGATGGGGGGCTGGCATGCGCTGCAGGCCCAGCAGCACGAGGCCAGCCCGCCCGCGACGGTCAAGGCCCAGAGGCCCAGGGTCGCCAAGGCCAAGGTCGACAAGTCCAAGGCCGCCAAACCAGCCGACAAACGCCGCAAGGCTTGA